From the genome of Nitrospinaceae bacterium:
AATTCTTCCTGGGCAAAAGTTCGAGCCATGTCCCGGATGGCGCGTTGCTCATCGGTCAGACTGAAATCCATTTTCTCTCCTTCGATGACAATATGAATGCGTAAGACTCACTTTAGAGTGACGGGAAACCCGGCGTCAACTAAAGGCGAGGCCAAACAATGATTCAAATACACGAAGTTCAGGGACTTACAACTGTCTTGGAAACATAAGCATATGAAGTGCATCGTGTATTTAGAAACGAAATAGCAACTATGCCATTATTAGCCCGCCAACCACTTTTCCGCCGTCTCGCGGATTTCTTTCTCTTTCTCCGACCTGGCAAGAACCAGCCCCTCCGGAGGGGTTTGTCCGGTCTTTGCATTTCGCCAGCAGTGGTAGCGGATGTTCAACGGATACTGCTCGAGGTTCATGTCCTCGTAAAAAGAGTCGGGAATTTCCCGTGGGTTGTGCGGATCCATCCGGTCTTTTTCATAAATCGCAGAGCGATTGAATATTCGCCACCTGTCGTCGCGCTTCTCCACCTGATCGAAGTAGCGGCTCCATGTATGAAAATCAATGGCGAAGCCTTCCATGATTCTCCTG
Proteins encoded in this window:
- a CDS encoding nuclear transport factor 2 family protein, with product MPDPERLQNMLDKFEIQEVVAAACYSRDHGDWDTLRDSYHPDGTVTVSWHSGPVDEFIERSKKMMANRGPQDFTKHVNANQRVRLNGDRALIEYDVILHNRRIMEGFAIDFHTWSRYFDQVEKRDDRWRIFNRSAIYEKDRMDPHNPREIPDSFYEDMNLEQYPLNIRYHCWRNAKTGQTPPEGLVLARSEKEKEIRETAEKWLAG